GCGCGCGCGGTGGCAGGCGATGCCACATTGATCGCCGCGTTCGATGGCTTGCGCGACGAAGTGTTGGCGCGACCGCGCGATGCGGTTGCGCTTGCCGGGGATGTGTCGTCGATGCGCCAGCGCATGCGCGCCGAACTGGACCGCAGCGATGGCGCGGTATTCGACCTCAAGCAGGGCGAGGGTGGGTTGGTCGACCTGGAATTCCTGCTGCAGTGCCTGGTGATGCGCGATGCGGCCACGCATGCCGCGCTACTCCGGCCACGGGCGACGCCGGCCTTGCTCGATGCCGCACGCGATGCCGGTGCGATCGATGCATCGACGCACGCCGCGCTGCTCGCTGCACACGCGGTGCTGCTGGATGCCGGCATGCGCTGCACGCTGGATCGCAGGCCACGGCGCGTGCCGTACGGCGACGTCATCGAACGGGCGCGGGCAGCGATCCGCGATGCGGCGCGCGTGCAGGGCCTGCGCTTCCAAGCTTGACGTACGCTAGCGGCCTGGACTGTCCGGCTTCACGTCGCGCCAGTCCGCCAGCGGCAGGCCCTGTTCCTTGCAGAACTTCACCGTCCCGGACGCCTTGAGGTAGGCGTCCACCGAGTCCGGTGTCGGCGCCATGCCGTCCCGGAGCATGATGGCCATCTGTTGCTGGGCGGTGACCAAGATGGAAGCGTTCAGTCGACGCAGCGTTTCGATATCCACCAGGTAGTCACGGCGCGCATCCGCGTCCAGCGCGGTCGGGTAGGACAGGGCCATCAACCGCCCGGACAAGCGGTTGGCGTCCTCCTTGTAGTCGCGCGCGGCCGCGATGCTGTCGCTGAGCATGCTGTAGACGTCCTGCCGCCGCTGGCTGAAGTGGGTGGCGGTGCCGTTCGCGACCAATGCCTCCCAGACCGGGAATCGCCAGGGGCGGATGGGCATGCGCACCACGAAGCGCGGACTGGTCGGGGTGGCATCGGCATGCACGGCTGCCGGCATCAGGGTGGCACCGCTGTCCAGCACGCGTCGTGCGAGCTCATCCAGTTGCGTCTGGACGCAGGGCTGGGTCGCATAGTGTTCCGCGCCCCACACGAAGATCCGATTCGCCTCGCCTTGCACGCGACGTTCGCCGTCATGCACTTTGGCCCGCCAGCCCCAGTCCTCCGCCGCCTCGTTGGCGGCCAGCGCGATCGCCACGCCCAGCACCACGATCAGGATTTCGCTCCAGAACGCCTTCCAGCCCATCGAGGGCGAGAACCGCCGCCAGCGCGAGCGATGGGCAGGGGCGTTGGTATCGGCGTTGTCGTCGTTCATTGGCCGGAGTTACGCACTTGCAGGCCGGCATCGGACAACCGCCGGCGCACCTCGTCCGCGACCCGCGCGGTTTCGCGCAGGGGTTCCGCCGCGAACGGCGCCAGCGCAGTATCGAGGTCGCGCACGCGCCCGCTGGCGCGCAAGGCATCGAGGAACACCCGCAGCCGTCCGCTGGCGATGCCGGCCGACCACACGAACACCGGCGCCAAGGTCGCCGCCGCCTCGCTGAGCATGTTCACCGAATCCGGCGTGCAGACGATGCGTTGCGCATGGGCGAGCAGGCCGGCATACGGATTGTCGCCATCGCGCGCGTCGCGCCAGCGGATGCCGGGCACGTCCGCGGGAAGCTTCGCCAGCATTTCGCGCCAGCGTGCGGGCGTGCGCCGTGAGGCGACCGCGCTGAAGCTGCCGTGCTCGTCGCGGGCGCGTTGCGCGAGTTGCCGCAGCAGCGATTCGAAGTCGCTGTCGCACAGTGCGACATGCTTGCTGGGCGCGCCGACCAGCAGCAGCGTGTGCGGTGCGGGCAGGACGGCAATCTGCGGCGCATCGCGGCGCGCCTGCGCCAGCCACAGGTCGTCGATCGGGTTCAGGCTGCCCAGCATCGGAATGACGTTGCCGCCGCGCAACCCGTCGTGCTGCGGCGCGACCACGAGATCCCAATGGCGGGTGTCGATGCGCGGGTCGAGGACTTGCACCGCCTTGCTGCCGCGGGCGCGCAACAGCCGCGTAGCCAGCGCCGCCTGCCGGCCACAGCCGATGGCGAGTTGCGGCGGCCGTGCGGCCTGCGCATCGAATCCGCTGCCGAATGCGCCAGCCGCGCCGGGCAGGGCACGCGGCGCCAGCCATCGCCATGGCGCGTGCGGCAGCAGGAGGCATTCGCCGGCCTCGGCATCCAGCGCCCGCGCCAGCGCCAGCGCCTGGCGGGCATTGCCGGCGCGGCCATCGTGCAGGGCGAGGGTGGCGCTCACGCGGCCTGGTCCCCGTGTCGTTGCACGAGTGATGCCGATCCGTTCCGATTGCGTGGCTTTGGATTCACCCGTGGAACTCTACAATGGAGGTCGCAAGCACAACCCCGAGGATCGCATGCCGCAAGCCCTGAACGATGCCGCGCTGGACCAGCTGTTCCGCACCGCGCGCACCTACAACGCCTTCACCGGCGAGGTTTCCGACGACGCCCTGCACCAGCTCTACGGCCTGCTGAAGTTCGGCCCGACCGAGGCCAACAGCACCCCGGCGCGGATCGTGTTCGTGAAGTCGGAGGAGGCCAAGGCCAAGCTCGGCCCGGCGCTGAGCGAGGGCAACTACAAGAAGACGATGGCGGCGCCCTGCGTGGCGATCGTCGGCTACGACATGCGCTTCTTCGACAAGCTGCCGGTGCTGTTCCCGCATACCGACGCCAAGCCGTGGTTCGAGCATCGCG
Above is a genomic segment from Thermomonas aquatica containing:
- a CDS encoding mitochondrial fission ELM1 family protein yields the protein MSATLALHDGRAGNARQALALARALDAEAGECLLLPHAPWRWLAPRALPGAAGAFGSGFDAQAARPPQLAIGCGRQAALATRLLRARGSKAVQVLDPRIDTRHWDLVVAPQHDGLRGGNVIPMLGSLNPIDDLWLAQARRDAPQIAVLPAPHTLLLVGAPSKHVALCDSDFESLLRQLAQRARDEHGSFSAVASRRTPARWREMLAKLPADVPGIRWRDARDGDNPYAGLLAHAQRIVCTPDSVNMLSEAAATLAPVFVWSAGIASGRLRVFLDALRASGRVRDLDTALAPFAAEPLRETARVADEVRRRLSDAGLQVRNSGQ
- a CDS encoding malonic semialdehyde reductase, whose product is MPQALNDAALDQLFRTARTYNAFTGEVSDDALHQLYGLLKFGPTEANSTPARIVFVKSEEAKAKLGPALSEGNYKKTMAAPCVAIVGYDMRFFDKLPVLFPHTDAKPWFEHREQDNLAWVAMRSSSLQTAYLILAARSLGLDCGPMTGFDNAKVDEAFFAGTSIRSNILVNLGHGDPASIFPRSPRLSFDEACQIL